Within Rhodobacter xanthinilyticus, the genomic segment GCCCTCTCCCTCTCAGTGTTCGCTTGGCGTTGTCCGCGGACAACTTCATGTCGGCGCCATCTGCACCGGCGATGCAGAAGCAAGTCTCTTGATGAAGCGGACGGCATCGAAATCACGGCTCTTGGCGCCGCTTGTCAACGCTCTGAAATAGGCGCCTGCATTTCTGATCCGGTCGTGACACTGGACAATGGCCCAAACCGTTATTGCGCTAGGCAAAACGCCGATGGTGCGTACGCCCTGCGTGTAGGTTGTCTCGTCGATCCCGATCATCGGTGCCAAGGTTTGAGCGTGAGCGACCACATCTCCAAAGTGTTCGATGTTCCTAAGCGAAAAGGACGCTGCCTCCGGGCACGCCGTTACCAGTTCTCCAAGCGTCAGTGTTTCGCCAGGCTGTGGCGACACGTCCGGCACGCTTTCTTCTTCAGTATTTTCTTTTTTTGATCTCTGATGGTGCCGGACATTTTGTCCGTCGTTGGCGGACATGGC encodes:
- the repC gene encoding replication initiation protein RepC codes for the protein MLHADPNDSQALETLRKLRNKLTADELAAISKTLPKAVHETASDGGKACVLAPAMSANDGQNVRHHQRSKKENTEEESVPDVSPQPGETLTLGELVTACPEAASFSLRNIEHFGDVVAHAQTLAPMIGIDETTYTQGVRTIGVLPSAITVWAIVQCHDRIRNAGAYFRALTSGAKSRDFDAVRFIKRLASASPVQMAPT